From a single Vitis vinifera cultivar Pinot Noir 40024 chromosome 18, ASM3070453v1 genomic region:
- the LOC100257763 gene encoding laccase-14-like, which yields MWLIMKVFLLQILAFLVFGGGIHCQASTRRLTFVVREASYKRLCSTKNILTVNGKFPGPTIYATKGETIIVDVYNKGNENITIHWHGVTMPRYPWTDGPEYITQCPIRPGSKFTQKIILSTEEGTLWWHAHSDWTRATVHGAIIIYPKNGTKYPFHKPDREVPIILGEWWKNDVNAVRDEGLATGGDPDPSDALLINGQPGDLYPCSKSDTFKLTVDHGKTYLLRIINAALHEALFFSIDKHKMTVVGTDGSYTKPLTRDFITIFPGQTYDVLLEANQRPDHYYMAAITYSVAPKYQDFYDNTTTTAIVQYNGYYTPSSPPSLPYLPAYNDTNASVQVMAGLRSLANAEHPCNVPLSTSTNLIYTVSVNSYPCVNNSCAGANGTRFSSSINNISFHTPTVDILQAYYYNISGVYGDKFPSDPPLVFDFTADYLPLIYQLPSSGTEVRVLEYNSTVEIVFQGTNVLAATHHPMHLHGYSFYVVGWGFGNFDGNKDPLRYNLVDPPFQNTISVPSNGWVAIRFEASNPGVWFMHCHVERHLTWGMETAFIVKNGKHPEAQMLSPPSDMPPC from the exons ATGTGGCTGATCATGAAGGTTTTCCTCCTGCAAATTTTAGCGTTTCTAGTTTTTGGTGGTGGAATCCATTGCCAAGCTTCGACCCGTCGGCTTACTTTTGTG GTGAGGGAAGCTTCATATAAAAGGCTTTGTAGCACCAAGAACATCTTAACAGTAAATGGAAAATTTCCGGGACCAACCATATATGCTACGAAAGGAGAGACGATCATTGTCGACGTTTATAACAAGGGAAACGAAAACATCACCATTCATTG GCATGGGGTGACCATGCCTAGATATCCATGGACAGATGGTCCCGAGTATATCACACAATGCCCAATTCGGCCAGGGTCAAAGTTTACACAGAAGATCATCCTTTCCACTGAAGAAGGCACTCTATGGTGGCATGCTCACAGTGATTGGACCCGAGCCACTGTTCATGGAGCTATAATTATCTATCCCAAGAATGGAACCAAGTATCCTTTTCACAAACCTGACAGAGAGGTCCCTATCATATTAG GAGAATGGTGGAAGAATGATGTGAATGCGGTTCGAGATGAAGGGCTTGCAACCGGAGGTGACCCCGACCCCTCTGATGCTTTATTGATAAATGGACAACCCGGTGATCTATATCCATGCTCAAAATCAG ACACATTCAAGCTAACGGTGGATCATGGAAAGACCTATCTACTTCGCATAATCAATGCTGCCTTGCATGAGgctctcttcttctccattgaCAAGCATAAAATGACAGTGGTTGGAACAGATGGTAGCTACACGAAACCATTGACACGAGATTTTATCACAATATTTCCTGGCCAAACCTATGATGTCTTACTAGAAGCTAACCAACGCCCGGATCACTATTACATGGCGGCTATAACTTATTCTGTTGCCCCGAAATATCAAGACTTTTATGATAACACAACCACCACAGCTATTGTACAATACAACGGATACTACACTCCATCTTCACCTCCCTCCTTGCCTTATCTTCCTgcatacaatgacacaaatgcaTCCGTTCAGGTCATGGCCGGCCTCCGAAGCTTAGCAAATGCGGAACATCCTTGCAATGTCCCATTGAGCACGAGCACTAACCTGATTTACACTGTTTCTGTAAACTCGTACCCATGCGTCAATAATTCATGTGCAGGGGCCAATGGGACGCGATTCTCCTCAAGTATAAACAACATAAGCTTCCATACCCCTACAGTTGACATACTGCAAGCTTACTATTATAACATCAGTGGTGTATATGGAGATAAATTTCCTAGTGATCCACCACTGGTGTTCGATTTTACAGCTGATTATCTTCCATTAATCTATCAGTTGCCGAGCAGCGGAACAGAAGTAAGGGTGCTCGAGTATAACTCCACAGTGGAGATTGTTTTTCAAGGGACAAATGTGCTTGCAGCGACACACCACCCCATGCATCTCCATGGATACAGTTTCTATGTTGTTGGATGGGGATTTGGGAATTTCGATGGAAATAAGGACCCTTTGCGCTATAATCTGGTGGATCCTCCCTTTCAGAATACCATCTCTGTTCCTTCGAATGGTTGGGTTGCAATCAGATTCGAGGCATCCAACCCTG GAGTGTGGTTCATGCACTGCCATGTAGAACGCCATCTGACTTGGGGCATGGAAACTGCGTTCATAGTGAAAAATGGTAAACACCCGGAAGCTCAAATGTTGTCTCCTCCGTCGGACATGCCACCATGTTGA